Proteins encoded together in one Impatiens glandulifera chromosome 1, dImpGla2.1, whole genome shotgun sequence window:
- the LOC124920780 gene encoding two-component response regulator ORR3-like isoform X2 — MGMAVQSKFHVLAVDDSVIDRRLIEMLLKTSSYQVTTVDSGTKALEFLGWHEEGIIDPNHQSVPPNIHQEVEVNMIITDYCMPGMTGYDLLKKIKESSSLKDIPVVIMSSENVPSRISRCLEEGAEEFFLKPVKKSDVNKLSRMMRTKHHHHHHNNNIEKEVEGKNQDEELLVGGETEKSDIQTQQLHQCKSNNKRKVMEEGLNSPDRTRPRFDELAVAN, encoded by the exons ATGGGTATGGCTGTTCAATCTAAGTTTCATGTGTTGGCCGTTGATGACAGTGTTATAGATAGAAGATTGATTGAGATGCTCCTCAAGACTTCTTCTTATCAAG TTACCACTGTGGATTCCGGCACCAAGGCTTTAGAATTTCTGGGTTGGCATGAAGAGGGCATAATCGATCCAAATCACCAATCTGTTCCTCCAAACATTCATCAG GAAGTTGAGGTGAATATGATAATCACGGATTACTGTATGCCTGGAATGACCGGATATGATTTGCTCAAGAAAATTAAG GAATCTTCATCTCTCAAAGACATACCAGTTGTGATCATGTCATCTGAGAATGTTCCTTCGAGAATAAGCAG ATGCTTAGAGGAAGGAGCTGAAGAATTCTTTCTAAAACCTGTGAAAAAATCAGACGTGAACAAGTTGTCTCGCATGATGAGAACCAAAcatcatcaccatcatcataataataacattgagAAAGAAGTAGAAGGAAAAAATCAAGATGAGGAATTATTAGTAGGAGGAGAAACAGAGAAATCAGATATCCAAACGCAGCAGCTTCATCAATGCAAAAGCAACAACAAAAGGAAAGTCATGGAAGAAGGTCTTAATTCACCTGATAGAACAAGGCCTAGATTTGATGAACTAGCCGTTGCTAATTAA
- the LOC124920780 gene encoding two-component response regulator ORR3-like isoform X1 — MGMAVQSKFHVLAVDDSVIDRRLIEMLLKTSSYQVTTVDSGTKALEFLGWHEEGIIDPNHQSVPPNIHQQEVEVNMIITDYCMPGMTGYDLLKKIKESSSLKDIPVVIMSSENVPSRISRCLEEGAEEFFLKPVKKSDVNKLSRMMRTKHHHHHHNNNIEKEVEGKNQDEELLVGGETEKSDIQTQQLHQCKSNNKRKVMEEGLNSPDRTRPRFDELAVAN; from the exons ATGGGTATGGCTGTTCAATCTAAGTTTCATGTGTTGGCCGTTGATGACAGTGTTATAGATAGAAGATTGATTGAGATGCTCCTCAAGACTTCTTCTTATCAAG TTACCACTGTGGATTCCGGCACCAAGGCTTTAGAATTTCTGGGTTGGCATGAAGAGGGCATAATCGATCCAAATCACCAATCTGTTCCTCCAAACATTCATCAG CAGGAAGTTGAGGTGAATATGATAATCACGGATTACTGTATGCCTGGAATGACCGGATATGATTTGCTCAAGAAAATTAAG GAATCTTCATCTCTCAAAGACATACCAGTTGTGATCATGTCATCTGAGAATGTTCCTTCGAGAATAAGCAG ATGCTTAGAGGAAGGAGCTGAAGAATTCTTTCTAAAACCTGTGAAAAAATCAGACGTGAACAAGTTGTCTCGCATGATGAGAACCAAAcatcatcaccatcatcataataataacattgagAAAGAAGTAGAAGGAAAAAATCAAGATGAGGAATTATTAGTAGGAGGAGAAACAGAGAAATCAGATATCCAAACGCAGCAGCTTCATCAATGCAAAAGCAACAACAAAAGGAAAGTCATGGAAGAAGGTCTTAATTCACCTGATAGAACAAGGCCTAGATTTGATGAACTAGCCGTTGCTAATTAA
- the LOC124923204 gene encoding protein STRICTOSIDINE SYNTHASE-LIKE 2-like, whose amino-acid sequence MNFKVCIMASTIVLILSALLSLFNINSYSYENLAAGKEILPIEGASGPESLAFDPAGGGPYAGVSDGRIIKWIPNQQRWIDFAVTSTQREGCEGSHDHVDKENVCGRPLGLCFNERTGDLFIADAYMGLVVVGPNGGLASKIVYGKAQGSNGFRFANGVDIDQNTQVVYFSQSSSRYPRRNYIPSIVSGDNTGSLMKYDPKTKQVSVLLSNLSFPNGVALSEHGDFVLVSESTTGKILRLWLRTPKSGTVDVFAEFRGFPDNIKRRAKEKGGGFWVGIHGRRTWVLKWILSHPWIGKTIAMLPVDSTRIYSYVSSWRSVGLGIRVSENGEILEEWEDKGLKFVSEVMEETNDDGHGVLFFGSIKMSFVAIQKRLHE is encoded by the exons ATGAACTTCAAGGTTTGTATAATGGCGTCCACGATTGTTCTTATTCTCTCCgcccttctttcgcttttcaaCATTAATTCATATAGCTATGAGAATCTCGCCGCCGGCAAAGAAATCCTTCCGATCGAAGGTGCGTCCGGCCCGGAAAGTCTAGCATTTGATCCCGCCGGCGGCGGACCTTACGCCGGCGTATCGGACGGACGGATCATCAAATGGATACCAAATCAACAGCGTTGGATTGATTTCGCCGTCACGTCTACTCAGAG agaGGGATGTGAAGGCTCTCATGATCATGTGGATAAAGAAAATGTATGTGGACGGCCATTGGGCCTATGTTTTAATGAAAGAACGGGAGATCTTTTTATTGCTGATGCTTATATGGGCCTGGTTGTTGTGGGCCCTAATGGTGGATTGGCCTCCAAAATAGTTTACGGAAAAGCCCAAGGTAGTAACGGTTTCCGTTTCGCTAACGGCGTTGACATTGATCAGAACACACAGGTTGTTTATTTTAGCCAGAGCAGTTCACGTTATCCGAGGAG GAATTACATCCCGTCCATAGTGAGTGGCGACAATACCGGATCTCTAATGAAATACGACCCAAAAACCAAACAAGTTTCAGTCCTCCTCTCAAATCTCTCATTCCCAAACGGGGTCGCCTTAAGTGAGCATGGCGACTTCGTCTTGGTCTCAGAATCGACCACCGGTAAGATCCTAAGACTCTGGCTTCGGACACCGAAGTCCGGCACGGTGGACGTGTTCGCCGAGTTTCGTGGGTTTCCAGACAATATAAAAAGAAGAGCAAAAGAGAAGGGTGGAGGATTTTGGGTGGGTATTCACGGTAGGAGAACATGGGTTTTGAAATGGATTCTATCTCATCCATGGATAGGGAAAACTATAGCAATGCTTCCTGTTGATAGTACGAGGATTTACTCATATGTTTCTTCATGGAGAAGTGTTGGGTTGGGAATTAGGGTAAGTGAGAATGGGGAGATATTGGAGGAATGGGAAGATAAAGGGTTGAAGTTTGTGAGTGAAGTAATGGAAGAGACAAATGATGATGGACATGGGGTATTGTTTTTTGGGTCTATTAAGATGTCCTTTGTTGCTATACAAAAAAGACTTCATGAGtaa